The stretch of DNA attgttaaatgtttcataaaaaaaaattctttaatagttaataatatttttttcttataataaactaatttaattgtttatatttgTATAGGGGGGTCCTCCTGGAGAGCATGTAGTTGAAGCATGGAAGGAGATCCATGTGAAAAAACCGTCTGGAAATTTCGTTTATGAATTAGCTGCAAAAGATTATGTAAgtgattaaaattatttattattaaaatttatattttatattaattacatattctaataattttgatttaaataggAGGAACTGATCAAGGAGCTTGATAGGAAGCGACTTGAACGACAATCCCAGAGCGATGCGGGACCGAATCGAATCCGATGCGGTTATCAGTTTGAAGTAATGGAAACAGTTCTAGGCCAAAGATCTGACTATCAAAGAGGCGTGGGTAAAAGGCTCAAGGGCAAAGGAAAGAAACCAATCCCTCAAACTCAATCAACGGTGCCTCCCCAACCAACTACTGAAATGATGAGCACCATGGCAGATATATTCTCAGCTATGCGTGCCACTTGGGGGGGTAATTTGACGCCTGAACAACGTGCCCAAATATTTAACCCACGCTTTTACAATTTCGTTCAAACGTATAGTCAATCGCAGTCGCCTGGTGGTTCGTCTTCTCAGAGTCATGCCGCTCCTCcggaacagcaacaacaacctcctACGCAACCACAATTTCAGCCTTCCTCGCAACAACAATTCCAAAATTTGTCACaaagaatttgaaaattttttttCAGCGAGAACCCCAATCTTTTCCTCAAGAATTTCCTCAAAGAACAACAAATACCGCTCCGCCAATGGGAAATCAGTTCTTATACCGAACACCGTCAGAGTCTCCTCCGCTCGGCTCAAACTTTGctgattttggattatttgggagttcatcgcaggagaaccaattttttttcaactcccattttcaaccaagctgagctcggtaatttgacgctgggtttatcatcagaccaagcgtatgtgccttctccgtcacgggcttcggggactcgtaccgaaaataatccagatcaagacttcataattagagacttgaatgaagatgttaatgaataatttatttatgttttgtaataatttagtttaattttgagacaatattttattaggattaatatgttaaagttaattactttggagacaattttaaattattaataaattttattaaattgttttaattatattaattagatttatttattaaatatttaattatttatttatatatactataaataaatttttaaaaataattaatattttttttttattattgggtgttgtagcggcggagcaatagcggcgggacccGCCGCTGTGCTCCGTGTCCGATCTCGAAACACGGCCGACacgagcaatagcggcggggtcccgccgctattgctccgccgctattaacagtattagcggcggaaccagtttttggccgctaatactattagTAGCGGCtaagcaatagcggcggaccaatagcggccgaggtccgccgctattgccctttAGCGGCCAAAAACTGGAGCAATAGCGGCCGAGgggcccgccgctattgctcctgAATGTTGTAGTGAATAGTTGTGTAAAGTTAATTAAGAAGATGTTCACATAACTATTATAACTATTATCAATAGTCTTGTATATAACTTATTTTGGGAGGCAAGAAATAACACTTTATGCATCAACAAAATTCATAAgtatgtaaaaaaatttaaaaaggaaATTCGTTaaagatttttcctttttaaaaatgaaaaaaaaaataagtattatAGATAGAAATTGGTTTGAAGTGACAGATGAGTTATCTTTAAATTCTGTATACAtttcttcattttattttcCATAATGTATATGTAATTGGTTtttgcatgtttttttttcttctcctttTTGTGCTATCTATATATAATGGTATTTTGTTTAAACTTTGGATAACCAAAACAGcatatcacaattttttattttattttattatttttgtaataaaatcaCAATTTCTTAAGTTAATTTAtgcaaaaactaattaaattagtttatatCATGATGAATTAATTGATCAAACAAATAAAATCATTGCATTAAAATTCAATTCAaacaatatatgcacaaaattaaAATGGAAATCTCATGACAAAACCAACAAACAATAACAGTAAATCAAAATTCCATGGCCAAACACTGACCGCTTCCAATTTAACACAACACACAGTATAAAGTCTCCAAcacaactaaaaactaaaattgaCCAAACATAGAGATTGCAGAAACCATAAAGACTCCCATGTTTATAATAGCATTTTTACTCAAGAAAACACCGTTCGACTTGTCCCCTTCTGCCGCGTCTGGGCTAATGGATTCTTCTGAAGAGGAGAAAGACGACGACGAAGAAGACGAATTAGTATCTTTAGAAGGCTTCAATGGTGTGGGAGAAGGCGCCAAGTGCTGCTTCGTCTTCGGTTTAAGACCGAATATTCCAAGAGGAAGCAACACCTTATCGACCTTGTAAATAGCAAGCTGATTATCCTCATAAACAGTACCAGAAATAGTGGCGTTAACAATTCCAGTGGTTATGTTAACAGAGCTTCCTTCAACAGTAACATTTAGAGGAAAGTCATTGGTATTGCTAGCTTGTGTCCGTACAGGGTTACTGAGAGTCTCAAAGTTTTGGAGTGAAACTAAAGAAGGAAGAATGTGGTATTGGACAAGTTGGACTTTATCTTCGTTGGAAAGTGTGTTGAGAGTGCCAGGCTTTAGAGCACCAAACGCCCCGTTTGTTGGGGCAAAAATGGTCAATGTGTTGGATACATTGAGTTGATTCTCAATCTGAATGCTTACGGAGGTACTCTTAAGGAGGCGGATGAAGACACTGAAGATACCGGCTTTTTCGAGGATTTTGGTGACGTCTGTTGGTGTGTGAAGGGCTTTGTGGGGTGGTGCCGGGACAAGTGGCACTTGAGACGGTGGCTCCACCGCCGACACTGGCAAAGATGTTGGCGCTTTGGTTGGGGTTATCGTCTTAGCCGTAGCCGGGGCTATGGCTACATGTTTGGATGGAGCTTGGGCTGGAGAGTGAGGTAAAGTTGCTCCATTAGAGTAGTGGAAACATAGAAGTAAGAATGAGAAGTAAATGATAAGTTGTTTGTTcatcttgttttatttttttttagtactgCAAGATGGCAATCTAGTTAAGTAGAACAAAGAATGATGTTTTCTTGATGATTTGTATTGGAGCAATATTATCAAGTTCTTATATAGCTAGAGATGTTGGACATGAAAGGCAATTGTAGTAATAATATATAGTTAAAAATGAATTGTGTGTATTAATTCTATGTTTGGGTAGGTAGGAGTGATCATCAATTAGGGTGAAAGAGATGTTGGTGTTAAATGAGTTTAATTGCTGATTATTGGTTGGTTACTTGGGAAGCAGGGAAATGAAACGAAAAGATCCATTCTCGATCAGGTTGGTGTGGTGtgggattttattttttttaaagtacaTATATACAAGAATAAAtgtttttcttaatttctaCTGAAACTCATAATTTGGTAAATTGAacctttttatgttgaaaaatTCCTATAAAAATAGTTGCAAATATTATTAcacttttatataaatatataaatagggatatgattttgtcctgttattgtactttcacggattgtaatccgtgatgtacggcagccgtcagatgagggagttatttaATCTGACgcctgagattgatctaggggtaattagggttaaaaagtaaaaacgtacccggacactcatttaatgtaccctgaaacccatctaatgtaccacgaaatacattccgtaaaagtacatcacgggacaaaatcatatccctatatatatatatatatatattaatctgACTGAGTTCAAgagtaaaataaattcataaataacaatctaataataaaatataagaatatgtatatgtatttttaaagttagtatttttatatttaatatcaaTAAATTAAATGTTAGTTTAGTTTAAACctgttaattaaataaattctcatactATAGCTATAACTTACAACGGCATAAataaattgttttaaaaatttaaatatttgaaagggtatttataatgaatttgtATAGTTTAAGAGGAATTATTACAATAAACATAAATTAATTCAGATAATAAAACTCTACATTTTTATATTGCAAATTTGATGTTAACATCACTTAAGGGTTTATGATGTTATGACATACGCAGCTAATTGGTTGGGAAGCTATTGTTGAGAATATAAGTAATGTAACTAATAAGCTTATTAAACAATATATAACTAATGGAACAGGTtgtcatatattaatattatatacattttacatatacttaattatattcttaatttttttttttttttgattatgtatattatttagttgaataataattaaattttttattttgatattataaaaatatttaatttaagtattatttataaaaataaaacatgattactttcaaaatttgttgttacttataattttaatttaaccataattctattttattagaaatttcatacactttttttttaacaaaatattaataattaagtaacacattaatattaattctttaagaaacataattttttttttctattttattgtttataaaaattaaaaaatatataatagttaaataatttttaaatatgtggATTGGATAAAAATTtgataatagaaaaatattttttaaatatgtgtaatactcggtttaaatttgaattacaattttaaaagaaaaatacatagccacatttaatataagaaaaaaaaaaagagagatatATGTGTAGTATAAGTTTAAATTtgcattgtaatattttaaaaaatgaacaaCACTTTTTGTTATATAGTTACATTTAATATAACTAGGTATTAGTAACATGCAATGCATATTTGCTCAGAGTTGCTATtatctaattattaatttaaataattaataataataaaaattaaagccAATACAATTGAACTATATTATTAGATATATTGTTAACTCAAAAACTTTTCCTAGTGATATGGACATCAATGTATGACACGTGGTAAGAACGATGACATCTTGAGGTTGAGTAGTCTCGAGTCATAACAGTCAACTTGAGACGGGTCCCTAGCCCTGTGCCCAGGTTGACTTCGGGAACTCTGAATTGGAAGTTCGAGCTTTGATAACTTGTTTCTAACTCACTATCTTTCGTGTACCATAAAGACATAGAGCGACCAAATCCAAGCCCCGAGAGCTGAAAATACACAAACTGATACCTCGAAAGTCAACCTAGAACCGAGGGTTTCACCCAACGCCCAAGTAGACATCCTCAATTGGGGTTTCAGCTTCTGGGACCATCTTAGTGTAAATGGGTCAAACTTTACATTGGAACATGAACTGGACATACCACAAACATATTTAAGGcatcatataatcagatttggaGAAATGGCAAAAACCAAAAATGCCCAACCGTCCGAGAAGCCTTCTATTGGCTCTGCCTCTACTTCTCTGAGCAACCCACCTGCGCCACTTGCTCTAGTGACCGGAGTTCCTGGTTCGTCATCTGCTCTGACGAAAACTGCCAGAaaatcgaagacccaagctcAAAAGTCGACTTACAACCTCACTTCTCCTCCAGTCATTACTTCTTTGATTGCTACTCCAACTCCTGAGTTTGGTGATCAAGATGAAtcccattcatccgatca from Cannabis sativa cultivar Pink pepper isolate KNU-18-1 chromosome 2, ASM2916894v1, whole genome shotgun sequence encodes:
- the LOC115718471 gene encoding fasciclin-like arabinogalactan protein 12, encoding MNKQLIIYFSFLLLCFHYSNGATLPHSPAQAPSKHVAIAPATAKTITPTKAPTSLPVSAVEPPSQVPLVPAPPHKALHTPTDVTKILEKAGIFSVFIRLLKSTSVSIQIENQLNVSNTLTIFAPTNGAFGALKPGTLNTLSNEDKVQLVQYHILPSLVSLQNFETLSNPVRTQASNTNDFPLNVTVEGSSVNITTGIVNATISGTVYEDNQLAIYKVDKVLLPLGIFGLKPKTKQHLAPSPTPLKPSKDTNSSSSSSSFSSSEESISPDAAEGDKSNGVFLSKNAIINMGVFMVSAISMFGQF